A single window of Castor canadensis chromosome 3, mCasCan1.hap1v2, whole genome shotgun sequence DNA harbors:
- the Abhd4 gene encoding (Lyso)-N-acylphosphatidylethanolamine lipase isoform X2 yields the protein MGWLGSTRQGLFTMADDLEQQPQGWLSSWLPTWRPTSMSQLKNVEARILQCLQNKFLARYVSLPNQNKIWTVTVSPEQKDRTPLVMVHGFGGGVGLWILNMDSLSARRTLHTFDLLGFGRSSRPTFPRDPEGAEEEFVTSIETWREAMGIPSMILLGHSLGGFLATSYSIKYPERVKHLILVDPWGFPLRPTDPSEIRTPPAWVKAVASVLGRSNPLAVLRVAGPWGPGLVQRFRPDFKRKFADFFEDDTISEYIYHCNAQNPSGETAFKAMMESFGWARRPMLERIHLIRKDVPITMIYGANTWIDTSTGKKVKMQRPDSYVRDMEIEGASHHVYADQPHIFNAVVEEICDSVD from the exons ATGGGCTGGCTCGGCTCGACCCGGCAGGGCTTGTTTACTATGGCTGATGATCTGGAGCAGCA GCCTCAAGGCTGGCTGAGTAGCTGGCTACCCACTTGGCGCCCCACTTCCATGTCTCAGCTGAAGAATGTAGAAGCCAGGATCCTCCAGT GTCTTCAGAACAAGTTCCTGGCCCGATATGTATCCCTCCCAAACCAGAACAAGATTTGGACGGTGACTGTCAGCCCAGAGCAAAAGGACCGCACCCCTCTGGTGATGGTGCATGGCTTTGGGGGCGGGGTGGGCCTCTGGATCCTTAACATGGATTCACTGAGTGCCCGCCGCACGCTGCACACCTTCGACCTGCTTGGCTTTGGGCGAAGCTCACGGCCAACCTTCCCGAGGGACCCAGAGGGGGCTGAGGAGGAGTTTGTGACCTCGATAGAGACGTGGAGGGAGGCCATGGGCATCCCCAGCATGATCCTCCTGGGGCACAGTCTGGGAGGATTCCTGGCCACTTCCTACTCTATCAAGTACCCTGAAAG GGTTAAACACCTTATCCTGGTGGACCCATGGGGCTTTCCCCTCCGACCAACTGATCCTAGTGAGATCCGTACACCTCCAGCCTGGGTCAAGGCTGTGGCATCAGTTCTGGGGCGTTCCAATCCCCTGGCTGTCCTTCGAGTTGCTGGGCCCTGGG GGCCCGGTCTGGTGCAGCGATTCCGTCCAGACTTCAAGCGCAAGTTTGCAGACTTCTTTGAAGATGATACCATATCAGAGTATATCTACCACTGCAATGCACAGAATCCCAG TGGTGAAACGGCATTTAAAGCCATGATGGAGTCCTTCGGCTGGGCCCGGCGCCCCATGTTGGAGCGAATTCACTTAATTCGAAAAGATGTCCCCATTACCATGATCTATGGGGCCAATACCTGGATAGATACCAGCACGGGGAAAAAAGTGAAGATGCAGCGTCCAGATTCCTATGTCCGAGACATG GAGATTGAGGGCGCGTCACACCATGTCTATGCCGACCAACCACACATCTTCAATGCTGTGGTAGAAGAGATCTGTGACTCGGTCGATTGA
- the Abhd4 gene encoding (Lyso)-N-acylphosphatidylethanolamine lipase isoform X1 — protein MSQLKNVEARILQCLQNKFLARYVSLPNQNKIWTVTVSPEQKDRTPLVMVHGFGGGVGLWILNMDSLSARRTLHTFDLLGFGRSSRPTFPRDPEGAEEEFVTSIETWREAMGIPSMILLGHSLGGFLATSYSIKYPERVKHLILVDPWGFPLRPTDPSEIRTPPAWVKAVASVLGRSNPLAVLRVAGPWGPGLVQRFRPDFKRKFADFFEDDTISEYIYHCNAQNPSGETAFKAMMESFGWARRPMLERIHLIRKDVPITMIYGANTWIDTSTGKKVKMQRPDSYVRDMEIEGASHHVYADQPHIFNAVVEEICDSVD, from the exons ATGTCTCAGCTGAAGAATGTAGAAGCCAGGATCCTCCAGT GTCTTCAGAACAAGTTCCTGGCCCGATATGTATCCCTCCCAAACCAGAACAAGATTTGGACGGTGACTGTCAGCCCAGAGCAAAAGGACCGCACCCCTCTGGTGATGGTGCATGGCTTTGGGGGCGGGGTGGGCCTCTGGATCCTTAACATGGATTCACTGAGTGCCCGCCGCACGCTGCACACCTTCGACCTGCTTGGCTTTGGGCGAAGCTCACGGCCAACCTTCCCGAGGGACCCAGAGGGGGCTGAGGAGGAGTTTGTGACCTCGATAGAGACGTGGAGGGAGGCCATGGGCATCCCCAGCATGATCCTCCTGGGGCACAGTCTGGGAGGATTCCTGGCCACTTCCTACTCTATCAAGTACCCTGAAAG GGTTAAACACCTTATCCTGGTGGACCCATGGGGCTTTCCCCTCCGACCAACTGATCCTAGTGAGATCCGTACACCTCCAGCCTGGGTCAAGGCTGTGGCATCAGTTCTGGGGCGTTCCAATCCCCTGGCTGTCCTTCGAGTTGCTGGGCCCTGGG GGCCCGGTCTGGTGCAGCGATTCCGTCCAGACTTCAAGCGCAAGTTTGCAGACTTCTTTGAAGATGATACCATATCAGAGTATATCTACCACTGCAATGCACAGAATCCCAG TGGTGAAACGGCATTTAAAGCCATGATGGAGTCCTTCGGCTGGGCCCGGCGCCCCATGTTGGAGCGAATTCACTTAATTCGAAAAGATGTCCCCATTACCATGATCTATGGGGCCAATACCTGGATAGATACCAGCACGGGGAAAAAAGTGAAGATGCAGCGTCCAGATTCCTATGTCCGAGACATG GAGATTGAGGGCGCGTCACACCATGTCTATGCCGACCAACCACACATCTTCAATGCTGTGGTAGAAGAGATCTGTGACTCGGTCGATTGA